TCGACGTCGGCGACCACCTCGTTGCCCGCATGCAGCGCCTCGGCCGGCGGGACGCCGAGCGCCTCGAGGGCGAGGTGGAAGATCGCCGGGTCGGGCTTCGCGACGCCCGCGCGCGTCGAATGGACGATCCGGTCGACGAGCGGGGCGAGGCCGAGCTGGTCGAGCAGCCCGACCAGGCGGGTGTCGAAGTTCGAGACGACCCCGACGCGCAGGCCGCGGGCGCGCAGCGCGCGCAGCGCCTCGGGCGCGTCGGCGAAGACCCGCCACGCGGCCGCACGGGCATAGAAGTCGAAGAGCTCCGCGAAGCACGCATCGAAATGCGACGACATGCCGGCGGCGCCAAAGGTGCGGCGGACGACCGCGTACCACCACGCGCGCTCGTGGTCGGCGAGCCGAGCCGGGCTGCCGCCGGGAAAGGCGAGGGGTGGGGCGGCGGCCAGCGCGGTCCGGAAGCCGCGCTCCACCTCCGCCGGCGCGA
This is a stretch of genomic DNA from Deltaproteobacteria bacterium. It encodes these proteins:
- a CDS encoding HAD family hydrolase, with protein sequence MPLGAVTLDAAGTLFEVAEPVGTTYARLAARHGITLAPAEVERGFRTALAAAPPLAFPGGSPARLADHERAWWYAVVRRTFGAAGMSSHFDACFAELFDFYARAAAWRVFADAPEALRALRARGLRVGVVSNFDTRLVGLLDQLGLAPLVDRIVHSTRAGVAKPDPAIFHLALEALGVPPAEALHAGNEVVADVEGARAAGLRAVLVDREGRLAPLPPGVPRVRTLAELVARLES